One window from the genome of Heptranchias perlo isolate sHepPer1 chromosome 22, sHepPer1.hap1, whole genome shotgun sequence encodes:
- the LOC137340547 gene encoding interferon-inducible GTPase 5-like: protein MEELEQLKTSYNTGGLEAVIPEIKNKLDDLDNAQLNIAVTGEIGSGKSTFIDAVRGLEISEKVRVGNEETNKEPIVYPHPTLPNVQFWELPGIDSCNLQLNDYLKLVNIERYDLFIIVSNCRFKGINGEFAKAIQQEGKQFYFVQSKTDNDLPPMEMEGTAFNEELHKIRMDCVSNLEDTGITAPAVFLISSFHQNKYDLPALKDTLANNLLNIKKIAFLLSLPNVTSKIIEQKRKMLEKRIWMTATLAGAMGAVPVPGLSFATGIGLLVAGLVYLWHHLDLRDKCLQRLAATAGKPLTVLQTEIQSPGKITRVLIRLLLGITAIACTIAEVKLDFTPLIISVFGAVSSFCFTAMLLKDSLNERVKTTQRAVKTVFETD from the coding sequence ATGGAAGAACTTGAACAACTTAAAACCAGTTATAACACTGGTGGATTAGAAGCAGTTATACCAGAGATAAAGAACAAATTGGATGACTTGGATAATGCACAACTTAATATTGCAGTTACAGGTGAAATAGGATCAGGGAAATCCACCTTTATCGATGCTGTGAGAGGTCTTGAGATAAGTGAGAAGGTAAGAGTTGGTAATGAAGAAACCAATAAGGAGCCAATCGTATATCCCCATCCTACTCTGCCTaatgttcaattctgggaactTCCAGGAATAGATTCTTGTAATCTACAACTGAATGATTACCTAAAACTGGTCAATATTGAAAGATATGACTTGTTCATTATTGTGTCAAACTGTCGATTCAAAGGAATTAATGGGGAGTTTGCCAAAGCGATTCAACAGGAGGGCAAACAGTTCTATTTTGTGCAGTCTAAAACTGATAATGACCTCCCTCCAATGGAAATGGAAGGTACGGCTTTTAATGAAGAATTACATAAAATCAGGATGGACTGTGTCAGCAACTTAGAAGACACAGGGATTACAGCACCAGCTGTTTTTCTGATTTCAAGTTTTCACCAGAATAAATATGATTTGCCTGCTCTAAAAGACACCCTTGCAAACAATCTGCTAAATATaaagaagattgctttcttgctctctcttccGAATGTAACTTCAAAAATTATAGAACAGAAAAGAAAAATGTTGGAGAAAAGAATTTGGATGACTGCAACACTTGCTGGAGCCATGGGAGCAGTGCCAGTTCCAGGCTTGTCCTTTGCCACTGGTATTGGGTTGCTGGTTGCAGGACTGGTGTATCTCTGGCACCATCTTGATCTACGTGATAAGTGTTTGCAAAGACTGGCTGCCACAGCTGGTAAACCCTTGACAGTTCTGCAAACTGAAATTCAGTCGCCGGGTAAAATAACCCGCGTACTTATCAGACTACTGTTAGGCATCACCGCCATTGCCTGCACAATAGCTGAGGTCAAACTTGACTTCACACCACTGATTATTTCTGTCTTTGGAGCAGTGTCATCCTTTTGTTTCACTGCCATGTTACTGAAGGATTCACTAAATGAACGTGTGAAAACCACACAAAGGGCAGTCAAGACTGTATTTGAAACAGATTAA